The following DNA comes from Bombus pascuorum chromosome 3, iyBomPasc1.1, whole genome shotgun sequence.
ATTTTAGATTGTGAAATATTACAAGTatgtatcatatatttataacaaattatttacattttcatttttcattaccttcttttattatatttttcagacTGTATATAATAAGGATTCTGCATCAATCAAACTTTCATCTCAACCACGAGTATTAGGCGATGCAATGCAAAATTTTCATCaacatttaattgaaataacacTTGAAGTTTCAGCACAAAAGCTTCtattaagaaattatgttGATGATGTCTCAGGTAAAATCTAAGAGATAACAAAAATagtttattgtaatataaaatgaaaaaattctgaCAGGTTTATCAAATACAATACGTACACAACTTGCACTTGGAAAGGGAGAATTTGATCGATATGATATTGGTAGTGAAACAACAATTACCTTTTGTACGAAAGAATTTAGGTCCATCTTAAATTTTGCAGAAATTGCAATTACACCAATTAGTATATACTCTGAAGGAGCAGGAAGGTAAAAActagtaatataaattttaattcctttATATTGGACATAGGTGAAATGAGATTAtacaaatgaatataatatttattaatattttctagacCAGTTATATTCGcattaaaaaatcaatcttTTGAAGTGAACTTAGTGTTGTCAACATTGAGTTCCGATACAGATAGTCAAGCAGAAAcaacattaattaataaaccaCAAGAAAAATCcataaaaagaagaacaacAAATAAACGAGTTTgtaggaaaaataataaatctgataataaaattcaagatAAGTCAGTTAAATCCAATAACAAATTAGGTAATGTTAAAGCACCACATCCATGTTTCGTGGGGGAACCGAAGGGACAAGTTGATACATCAACCAGAGATAACCAAAATCTAAATAGAGTAAGTAACCTTCCAATAAAACAAGATATtgaagataaaatgaaaaacaattcCTCATCTAGCTGTGACATAATTAcaaacattaataaaacatctacaagtgaaaagaaattagcgaattttatattttctacaataACGAAAAGGAAATCTAGTAACAATGAAActgaaaaagaacaaaatttggATAGTGATCAGTCTGATGCATTCGAAGACAAAGTACCAAATTCACCATCTCCTCCAAATAAAAAGgctcgtttcatttttcaaaaatgcTTCCAAAAAACATTCGATCCAAGAACATTACCAGGATACGATGTAATCTTAGCTGAAGATTCAGACGAAGCTAGTAAcgattaaaaacaatttttcacaaTATTTTTTGCCATTCGTGCCTCAGTTGTGTGATTAAGATAACAGAAACCTATAAGTTTCTATTATACCAATTTATTAGTCactaattttgtttcaattaacGAGGATGTTTCTATATGTTGTTACATATGTAATCTGTGTATTTGATagataaattgtatattaattacaaaatatgaattttaaatgatcAAAATGAAACTATTGTTTATATTACATAGTTAAATAGACAAAGTCTCCCTTCTTTAAACTTCACattgtaaacaaaatataaatatacttttttaccGTGCCCTCTTAAGCGGCTTTAATCTGTATCAAAGAAACCAATAGctacaaaattattgtattctgccttaaatactttttactaAAACGATAATATTACTGACAATGGATATCTCTCATGATggatattgatattaatatttagaaaataatttcccaTTTATAGTTTAAATATAACCCACGTGCAGTACAAATATCAACATTAATGTCATGCTTAAAGTTAATGTAACAAATTGTTCgtctaatatttattagaaattagaacACGTTTGACATAAAGGCAGTATAATCTGTTATTGTTTTGTCGCTACGTGGAAACGTTACTAGAAATACAAGTTGGGATGACTTTCTGTATACTGCATACTCGTGGACTACGCTTGCTTTAGGAGGGCACCACTAAAACAGTTAGAGAACTAAAAATCGCGATCCCGCAGTTGGTCTTGAAAGAATGCAATACGCGGATGTATCATGATCGTACGTATGAGGTCGAATTGTTCTGTAGCGATTCCGCTTGTACCGATACTTGTATGCTAACAATTTCGAATCTTCATTCACAGTAACGAGTACGCGTAATATTAAGAAACAAGTAAATCTTTACACGccgatatacgatataccaACGACAGTGGCAATTATACAACTGTGACTTCGTGTACGTACAGAGAATCGCTAAAGCATTACAATCGACAAGAAAAGTGCGTGTACGTGAGTGAATAGAGTGCCTCAACCCTGATCTCCGCGCCCTTCCGAATCGTTGACAGTAGTCATCGTGATTTTCTGCGAACGATTCTATCGATGACGTGCCGTGGACCAGTCTACGAGAACACAAAAGCATTGCATGCTGCGTGTTAGGGCAAGAAACAAGGGTCTATACTATCGCGTTTTAACCATTGAGGTGGGCTGCACCGACGAGGCTGTGGACGTTCCTAGATTGGCGGTAAATACATACTTATCAACAGCCTATCTCTTCACTCGTAACCACTTTGGTCTACtttacttttctttcctttactCACTGCTTGTGTGTCCTATCGTTGTTCATCTATCTTATGTACCATTTCAAGTGTGATTGAACGCGtgataatttttcttccgtCCTGCCCCTCTTTCCGCTCCTTTTTTTCAATTCATGCTTCGCTTGACACACTgtggtgtgtatgtgtgtgtctTACCAGTTCACCCTCTCGCCAGTGTCACGTATTAATATTGATCAGAGGGCCGGTAACCCGAAGGAAGCAATATCGCCTGCGCTTTTCCGAGCACGAAAACTCTAGGCTCCGCCCTGCGCCAATTTTCTTTGACCGGAGCTTCTTTTCCAAATATCTATGATTCTTTCGAGATCTTGGAACTAGAGGagattttgttttttgttgCACGCATTTGTGGACATTTGCCAGGATGATTTACGAACGTATAATAAACGTCAATCATCGTCGAGTGGGATCCTCCCATTTCTGACCACTCGAGAATCGGTATGTTTGCCGCTGAAATCTCCGCGGCTGTAATCCGGCTCTTCGATGCTTACATATACACAGAAAGGGGGCTTTTAGATCGGCGCCGGATGCTGCTCGCTAATCGTTCGGCTGGCTGCATCCGTCCCCTCGTGAAAGGGTCCCCCGAGACAAATGCGCCTGGCGATAAGGGTGTATATAACACGTTGTCACGGATGTGTAACCGGCGAGATCAAAGATCCTTTCGCGTAATGCGTGCACAGTTTTGTCGTGGAAATCGTACAGTTCCGTTCCCACTTGAAAACCGAGGGACCGAGTTTACCGAATTACATAAGTCAATTAGTCTATTTTCAGATAGCAAAATTCTTAAACGTGCAAGTTAGAAACCGTTCG
Coding sequences within:
- the LOC132904828 gene encoding cell cycle checkpoint control protein RAD9A isoform X1, which translates into the protein MKCVIAGANVKILAKAIHALSKIGDEMYIEPHENTLSFRTVNMANSAYADFTFLQSYFSYYAYGDLQENDALKCKISMRSAMTVFKAPHLIDKQVETCHIKLEPDASEILFILKYKNSIIKTHLLPILDCEILQTVYNKDSASIKLSSQPRVLGDAMQNFHQHLIEITLEVSAQKLLLRNYVDDVSGLSNTIRTQLALGKGEFDRYDIGSETTITFCTKEFRSILNFAEIAITPISIYSEGAGRPVIFALKNQSFEVNLVLSTLSSDTDSQAETTLINKPQEKSIKRRTTNKRVCRKNNKSDNKIQDKSVKSNNKLGNVKAPHPCFVGEPKGQVDTSTRDNQNLNRVSNLPIKQDIEDKMKNNSSSSCDIITNINKTSTSEKKLANFIFSTITKRKSSNNETEKEQNLDSDQSDAFEDKVPNSPSPPNKKARFIFQKCFQKTFDPRTLPGYDVILAEDSDEASND
- the LOC132904828 gene encoding cell cycle checkpoint control protein RAD9B isoform X2, whose translation is MTVFKAPHLIDKQVETCHIKLEPDASEILFILKYKNSIIKTHLLPILDCEILQTVYNKDSASIKLSSQPRVLGDAMQNFHQHLIEITLEVSAQKLLLRNYVDDVSGLSNTIRTQLALGKGEFDRYDIGSETTITFCTKEFRSILNFAEIAITPISIYSEGAGRPVIFALKNQSFEVNLVLSTLSSDTDSQAETTLINKPQEKSIKRRTTNKRVCRKNNKSDNKIQDKSVKSNNKLGNVKAPHPCFVGEPKGQVDTSTRDNQNLNRVSNLPIKQDIEDKMKNNSSSSCDIITNINKTSTSEKKLANFIFSTITKRKSSNNETEKEQNLDSDQSDAFEDKVPNSPSPPNKKARFIFQKCFQKTFDPRTLPGYDVILAEDSDEASND